A stretch of the Hypomesus transpacificus isolate Combined female chromosome 12, fHypTra1, whole genome shotgun sequence genome encodes the following:
- the anos1a gene encoding anosmin-1a, whose protein sequence is MLLKGIDAFTRLCLWTTFFLSLGNVYAKKQDDSSSMNSIFRARCASRCLSLHSTSITTFSKHVQINGSLSWCQNHKHCAKCLEPCKDSWEMKRRSQCRDLCERSFQKKHAECLTSCEFLQSVVAVKQGECPPPEKASGFAAACVESCEEDGECSALKKCCSNGCGHTCQPPKNLYKGAPLKPRKELIFQELPSGPLEVRWSSRFNVSADPVVYVLQRRWNYGIQPSEDAATPWETAAQTTQEKVWLANTRAGRWYQFRVAAVNIHGTRGFTTPSRHIHSRKDPSKPPAPSDLRVTNMTFGTGQLVLVRVQWAVSPDLDVPVHHIKVAWSWTATEDATASSKTKRRKTVRGWQDYVDLDSLRANRSYSVEVQAVSYWGQTPLKSPKTSLRFSTQLKEERRASSGTTPVGPLSGVLDVGTPFYQGGQLQVRVYWQSSPDPSVERYRVQWVPEYCRHNQTRPMEKVITQENFISLPSLLFSCKYKVLLQPLGTKGRPQVESTSFFTPSCATIQAKSPKTIACPGAMGSAPVVVTPPKLSSKVENLTASFMAHKGNVTVVFAWELAPPPASPLLTGFQVTWAEVSPSSRHSNLPNSLISQSQILPPERSFLVVSGLRLATLYRLEVQVIGTGGEGPVVTRTFHTPISMPAVQHRPRLRKHHQQHQPMIERH, encoded by the exons ATGTTGCTTAAAGGTATAGATGCTTTTACGAGACTTTGTTTGTGGACTACTTTCTTCTTGAGCTTGGGGAATGTTTATGCTAAGAAGCAGGACGACTCTTCGTCTATGAATAGTATTTTCCGCGCGAGGTGCGCGTCACGGTGCCTCAGTTTACACAGCACAAGCATCACGACGTTCTCCAAACACGTTCAG ATCAACGGGTCCCTCAGCTGGTGTCAAAACCATAAACACTGTGCTAAG TGTCTGGAGCCCTGCAAGGATTCCTGGGAAATGAAGAGGAGAAGTCAGTGTCGGGACCTTTGTGAG CGCTCTTTCCAGAAGAAACACGCGGAGTGCCTCACGAGCTGTGAGTTTCTGCAGTCGGTTGTGGCGGTGAAACAAGGGGAGTGCCCCCCTCCGGAGAAAGCTAGCGGCTTCGCGGCGGCTTGCGTGGAGTCGTGCGAGGAGGATGGAGAATGCTCCGCCCTAAAGAAGTGCTGCTCCAATGGCTGCGGGCACACCTGCCAGCCCCCCAAGAACCTCTACAAAG GTGCTCCTCTGAAGCCCAGGAAAGAGCTGATCTTCCAGGAGCTTCCTTCAGGCCCGCTGGAGGTGCGCTGGTCCTCCAGGTTCAATGTATCTGCCGACCCCGTCGTGTATGTCCtccagaggaggtggaactACGGTATCCAGCCGAGCGAGGACGCAGCTACGCCCTGGGAGACAGCAGCACAG ACCACGCAGGAGAAAGTCTGGCTGGCCAACACGCGTGCTGGCAGGTGGTACCAGTTCAGAGTGGCTGCAGTGAACATCCATGGCACAAGAGGATTCACCACTCCCAGTCGCCACATCCACTCCAGAAAAg ACCCCTCCAAACCTCCTGCCCCATCTGACTTGAGGGTGACCAACATGACTTTTGGCACTGGCCAGCTTGTGTTGGTCAGGGTGCAGTGGGCTGTGTCCCCAGACCTGGATGTCCCCGTTCACCACATCAAGGTGGCCTGGAGCTGGACTGCCACCGAGGATGCCACTGCGTCATCCAAGACTAAGAGGAGGAAGACCGTGAGAGGG TGGCAGGACTATGTGGACCTGGACAGTCTGCGGGCCAACAGGAGCTACAGTGTGGAGGTCCAGGCTGTGTCCTACTGGGGACAGACCCCCCTGAAGAGCCCCAAGACCAGCCTCCGTTTCTCCACACAGCTCA AGGAGGAACGGCGAGCCAGCTCCGGCACTACACCAGTGGGACCCCTATCAGGCGTGCTTGATGTGGGCACGCCCTTCTACCAGGGCGGGCAGCTGCAGGTGCGAGTGTACTGGCAGAGCAGCCCAG ACCCCTCTGTAGAGCGCTACCGTGTCCAGTGGGTCCCAGAATACTGCAGACACAACCAGACCAGGCCTATGGAGAAGGTTATCACCCAG GAGAACTTCATTAGCCTTCCAAGTCTGCTCTTCTCCTGTAAGTACAaggtcctcctccagcctctgggCACCAAGGGTCGGCCCCAAGTCGAGAGCACCAGCTTCTTCACTCCCTCCTGTGCCACCATCCAAGCCAAGAGCCCAAAAACCATTGCCTGTCCTGGGGCAATGG GATCTGCTCCAGTGGTGGTGACCCCTCCAAAGCTGTCAAGCAAGGTGGAGAACCTGACGGCGTCCTTCATGGCTCACAAAGGAAACGTCACAGTGGTGTTCGCCTGGGAGCTGGCCCCGCCTCCTGCTTCCCCACTGCTGACCGGCTTCCAGGTCACATGGGCTGAGGTCTCCCCTTCCAGCCGCCACAGCAACCTGCCCAACAGCCTGATCTCCCAGTCCCAGATCCTGCCCCCG gagcGTAGTTTCCTGGTGGTGTCTGGCCTAAGGCTGGCCACCCTCTACAGACTGGAGGTCCAAGTGATCGGGACAGGAGGGGAAGGACCTGTCGTCACCCGCACTTTCCACACCCCAATCTCCATGCCTGCTGTGCAGCACC GACCCAGACTTAGGAAACatcaccagcagcaccagcctATGATAGAGAGGCACTGA